The Humulus lupulus chromosome 4, drHumLupu1.1, whole genome shotgun sequence genome has a window encoding:
- the LOC133832593 gene encoding uncharacterized protein LOC133832593: MSSEDVFEHYKATAASSGRKEDSKRTQGERSKPTSKKARTEHPPTTVPSKENTPPPSPLEQPASTPPVDQHSTPPTPVDQHSTPQDPTSRTHRTQPEGSLSSFVGLLTMTAGWRRAGAMVSKTKNFDTRLAEAKKELEGKNANLLEKNNEVTKQNSELLEKSAEMSKQNEELLKQKPL, from the exons atgtcatctgaagacgtGTTCGAACATTACAAGGCTACCGCTGCTTCTTCAGGCAGGAAGGAGGACAGCAAGAGGACTCAGGGGGAGAGAAGTAAACccacctcaaagaaggcccgaactgaGCACCCTCCAACCACTGTTCCTTCGAAGGAGAACACGCCACCTCCATCGCCACTCGAGCAGCCGGCCTCAACGCCTCCAGTCGATCAGcattccactcctccaacacctgtCGACCAGCATTCCACTCCTCAGGACCCTACCAGCCGAACACACCGCACTCAGcctgaaggctccctgtccagcttCGTG GGATTGCTGACCatgactgctggctggcgccgtgcaGGTGCTATGGTGTCCAAAACCAAAAATTTTGATACCAGGCTTGCTGAGGCTAAGAAAGAGCTTGAAGGGAAAAATGCTAACCTGCTCGAGAAGAACAATGAGGTAACCAAGCAGAACAGTGAGTTGCTTGAGAAAAGTGCAGAGATGTCTAAGCAGAATGAAGAACTGCTCAAGCAAAAGCCACTTTGA